Proteins from a genomic interval of Thermoanaerobacterium thermosaccharolyticum DSM 571:
- the spoVT gene encoding stage V sporulation protein T, translating to MKATGIVRRIDDLGRVVIPKEIRRTLRIREGDPLEIFTDREGEIILKKYSPISELGDFAQEYADSIYQSTKQPVCITDGDNVIAVAGMPKKELIDKPISPELEKYMEEKRTVILGEGKDKGTIAIAEGQEFMPVSQVIVPIISRGDTIGTVIIFTRESGVVLTEVEAKIAETAATFLGKQMEE from the coding sequence TTGAAAGCGACTGGAATTGTTAGAAGAATAGATGACCTTGGAAGAGTTGTAATTCCAAAGGAAATAAGAAGGACCTTAAGAATAAGAGAAGGTGATCCGTTAGAGATTTTTACTGACAGAGAAGGTGAAATAATATTAAAGAAGTACTCTCCTATAAGTGAACTTGGAGACTTTGCACAAGAATACGCAGACAGCATATATCAATCGACAAAGCAACCTGTTTGCATAACAGATGGCGACAACGTCATTGCTGTGGCAGGTATGCCTAAGAAGGAATTGATTGACAAACCGATAAGTCCAGAATTGGAAAAGTACATGGAGGAAAAAAGGACTGTCATACTTGGCGAAGGAAAAGACAAAGGCACTATTGCTATCGCCGAAGGACAAGAATTTATGCCAGTATCACAGGTTATTGTACCTATTATTTCACGGGGCGATACAATTGGTACTGTCATAATCTTCACCAGAGAAAGTGGTGTTGTATTAACGGAAGTTGAAGCTAAAATTGCGGAAACGGCAGCAACATTTTTAGGAAAACAAATGGAAGAATAA
- the yabG gene encoding sporulation peptidase YabG: protein MPFKVNDIVVRKSHGFDLLFKVIDVIENRGTKHYLLHGLNMRIVADAPEDDLMLASLTRINEYDEPYQRKANYLIKKIAQSKDLKKSSMMRSNRSEPYGKPGTVLHIDGDEGYLNICLDAYKKANIEAHGEIVDEKEQPDKVVSLLSKYRPDILVLTGHDGVKNSRNYSDINNYRNSKYFVEAVKNARNYEPSLDDLVIFAGACQSNYEALISSGANYASSPERVLIHCLDPVLVCEKVAYSHINEIVKIEELIENTITGAPGIGGLQTMGKFRYGVPKAKF from the coding sequence ATGCCTTTTAAGGTTAATGACATAGTTGTAAGGAAATCACACGGCTTTGATTTGCTGTTTAAAGTTATAGATGTTATAGAAAATAGAGGCACAAAACATTATCTACTACATGGACTTAATATGCGGATAGTTGCTGATGCACCCGAAGATGATCTTATGCTGGCTTCCTTGACGAGAATAAACGAATACGATGAGCCGTATCAGAGGAAAGCAAATTATCTTATAAAAAAAATAGCTCAATCAAAAGATTTAAAAAAGTCCAGCATGATGCGGTCAAACCGAAGTGAGCCTTATGGTAAACCAGGTACCGTTCTTCATATAGATGGAGACGAAGGATATTTAAATATATGTTTGGATGCCTATAAAAAAGCAAATATAGAAGCCCATGGAGAAATTGTTGATGAAAAAGAACAACCGGACAAAGTAGTAAGTCTTTTAAGTAAATACAGGCCAGATATATTAGTGCTAACAGGACATGACGGCGTAAAAAACAGCAGAAATTATTCTGATATAAACAATTATAGAAATTCAAAATACTTTGTAGAGGCTGTCAAAAATGCTAGAAATTATGAGCCATCATTAGATGATTTGGTCATTTTTGCAGGTGCCTGCCAGTCAAATTATGAAGCATTAATATCATCTGGTGCAAACTATGCAAGCTCACCAGAGAGAGTATTGATACATTGCCTCGATCCTGTTTTAGTTTGTGAGAAAGTGGCTTATTCTCATATAAATGAGATAGTAAAAATAGAGGAGCTAATTGAAAACACGATAACAGGTGCGCCGGGCATCGGTGGGCTGCAGACAATGGGAAAATTCAGGTATGGAGTCCCAAAGGCTAAATTTTAG
- a CDS encoding Veg family protein: MADRLALHEIKKKLDDHVGARVRLKTNGGRKKTIIREGFLEKTYPSIFIIVIDGQGATRRVSYSYSDILTDTVELTLMKGEKEIRCM; this comes from the coding sequence TTGGCCGATAGATTAGCCCTACATGAGATTAAAAAGAAGCTGGATGACCATGTTGGCGCAAGAGTCAGGCTAAAAACCAACGGTGGGAGAAAGAAAACAATAATCCGGGAAGGATTTTTAGAAAAGACATATCCAAGCATTTTTATTATTGTAATAGATGGACAGGGAGCAACCCGCAGGGTCTCATATAGTTATTCTGACATTTTAACAGACACAGTGGAGCTTACATTGATGAAAGGTGAAAAAGAAATACGTTGCATGTGA
- a CDS encoding DUF3794 and LysM peptidoglycan-binding domain-containing protein, which produces MLQGTLTNTISYDRFVGGEDSQALIESDVIVPEDMPDAINVIAVLGDTVINEVTESDEKIQVDGELRLNIIYVADKEKKLMKINKSIDFTHFLEISGSKSKCKSLVNARVEHVDYSLSNSRKMNVKAIVSISGRAFDKEKKEAIVGIQGEEDIEYLKKTVKLSNIVGQNSAETFLKEQVKISDGEPNISRILKADILIKPEEPKITDNRVVIQGSVHVYVVYEGDSKDEYGYEECDLNYANFIEVPGALSYMRANTYERIIEKNIEISSDENGDNRIIDIELVLKTEALVVEKDETEIPVDIYGITRNVEPVIESIEAISEQERFKSQAIFKENVEFKNNVRRIIDVVAYPVLSDYTLKDGKVLLEGIIDYNIMYIGDNGNPMSFKGEAQFKTFLDVPIDDGELFIDLKITHISYDIMAMKEAELKFVVDATVDAFKLSKYDILVDVKENDEARSEENRHSITIYMVQKDDELWDIAKRYRTAKEDIIKVNDLKEEKVLAGSKLIIPNKI; this is translated from the coding sequence ATGTTGCAGGGCACATTGACGAACACTATAAGCTATGACAGATTTGTAGGTGGCGAGGATAGTCAGGCGCTTATAGAAAGTGACGTAATAGTACCAGAAGATATGCCTGATGCGATAAATGTAATTGCAGTTCTAGGCGATACTGTAATAAACGAGGTTACAGAAAGCGATGAAAAGATTCAAGTTGATGGTGAACTTAGGCTTAACATCATTTATGTAGCAGATAAAGAGAAGAAGCTAATGAAGATTAATAAGTCTATTGATTTTACACATTTTCTTGAAATTAGCGGTTCAAAATCGAAATGCAAATCACTTGTCAACGCTAGAGTGGAACACGTTGATTATTCTCTGAGTAACAGTCGCAAAATGAATGTAAAAGCAATAGTAAGCATATCTGGAAGAGCATTTGATAAGGAAAAGAAGGAAGCGATAGTTGGAATTCAAGGTGAAGAGGATATAGAATATCTTAAAAAAACTGTTAAGCTATCAAATATTGTTGGTCAAAACAGCGCAGAGACTTTCTTAAAAGAACAGGTAAAGATTTCTGATGGTGAACCTAATATATCGAGGATTTTAAAAGCTGATATACTTATAAAGCCTGAAGAACCTAAAATAACAGATAATCGTGTAGTTATACAAGGGAGTGTTCATGTATACGTAGTATATGAAGGCGATTCAAAAGATGAGTACGGATATGAAGAATGTGACCTCAACTATGCTAATTTTATAGAAGTGCCTGGGGCATTAAGTTACATGAGAGCCAATACTTATGAAAGAATAATAGAAAAAAATATAGAAATATCGTCTGATGAGAACGGTGATAACAGAATCATCGATATAGAATTAGTTTTAAAGACAGAAGCGCTGGTAGTGGAGAAAGATGAGACTGAAATTCCTGTCGATATTTATGGGATAACGAGAAATGTTGAGCCCGTAATTGAGTCGATTGAGGCAATCAGTGAACAGGAACGCTTTAAATCACAAGCTATATTTAAAGAAAATGTCGAATTTAAAAATAATGTAAGAAGGATTATTGATGTTGTGGCATATCCCGTGCTCTCTGACTACACTTTGAAAGATGGGAAAGTACTTTTGGAAGGTATAATAGATTATAACATAATGTATATAGGTGATAACGGCAATCCAATGTCATTTAAAGGCGAGGCACAGTTTAAGACGTTTTTAGATGTGCCTATTGATGATGGTGAGCTTTTTATTGATTTAAAGATAACTCACATATCGTATGACATAATGGCTATGAAAGAAGCGGAACTGAAATTTGTCGTCGATGCTACTGTCGATGCATTTAAACTGAGCAAATATGATATTTTGGTAGACGTAAAAGAGAATGATGAAGCCAGAAGCGAGGAAAACAGGCATAGCATTACCATATACATGGTGCAAAAAGATGATGAGCTTTGGGATATAGCAAAGCGCTATAGAACAGCTAAGGAAGATATTATTAAGGTAAATGATCTAAAAGAAGAAAAAGTTTTAGCAGGCTCAAAGCTTATAATACCGAATAAAATATAA
- the ispE gene encoding 4-(cytidine 5'-diphospho)-2-C-methyl-D-erythritol kinase: MNKLRAKSYAKINLSLDVKGKRDDGYHIVNMVLQSIDLCDKLEFEINSDIVFECDNKYIPSDGSNLIVKAANLLKREFGGYGALIRLNKNIPAAAGLAGGSSNAAATLVALNKLWDLNIDLPMLKQLAVSLGADVPFCIEGGTKVASGIGDVLLDIKTPQLKLLIVKPPLFVSTKDVYTEYDKLDFIENNYTIKMIDAINSGSIVDICSSLGNDLERVTIKNYPIIGEIKKMMIERGASGTLMSGSGPTVFGIFDNWDSLNMAYNAFLNEGFFVYIANTIDKGIELYE, translated from the coding sequence ATGAACAAACTAAGGGCAAAATCATACGCTAAGATAAACTTGTCGCTTGATGTCAAAGGTAAAAGAGATGACGGATACCACATTGTAAACATGGTTTTGCAGTCAATAGATTTATGTGATAAATTAGAATTTGAAATAAACAGTGATATAGTTTTTGAATGTGATAATAAGTATATACCATCAGATGGAAGCAATCTTATAGTAAAGGCGGCAAATCTATTAAAAAGAGAATTTGGTGGATATGGCGCATTGATACGGCTCAATAAAAATATACCTGCTGCTGCAGGGCTTGCAGGTGGAAGCTCTAATGCAGCAGCAACGTTAGTAGCATTGAATAAGCTTTGGGATCTTAACATAGATTTGCCTATGTTGAAACAATTAGCTGTATCATTGGGAGCTGATGTTCCTTTTTGCATTGAAGGTGGAACTAAGGTGGCAAGCGGCATCGGAGATGTACTTTTAGACATAAAGACACCGCAACTAAAGTTGCTTATTGTGAAACCTCCGTTGTTTGTATCAACAAAAGATGTTTATACTGAGTACGACAAACTTGATTTTATAGAAAATAATTATACAATAAAAATGATTGATGCTATAAATTCAGGCAGTATAGTCGATATCTGCAGTAGCCTAGGAAATGATTTGGAACGTGTAACTATCAAGAATTATCCAATTATCGGTGAGATCAAAAAAATGATGATTGAAAGAGGAGCTTCAGGCACACTGATGAGTGGCAGCGGTCCAACGGTATTTGGAATCTTTGATAATTGGGATTCTTTAAATATGGCGTATAACGCATTTTTGAATGAGGGCTTCTTTGTATATATTGCTAATACTATTGATAAGGGGATAGAACTGTATGAATAA
- a CDS encoding GntR family transcriptional regulator yields the protein MNNYLPLENYKPLRDIVFDYMKNAIITGEFKPGERLMEVQLAEKLGVSRTPVREAIRKLELDGLVVMVPRKGAYVSDLSTKDLLNAFEVRQSLEGLAASLAAERITDDELKQLKEILDKFYEGIVENDTDKLIKYDQEFHDCIFNASRNEKLVQIMNNLQEHVHRFRVKYISDYKKSKKLYQEHKKILESLEMRNSDNAQKWAEKHIQNFQNDLVKDMKHFSNGE from the coding sequence ATGAATAATTATCTACCATTGGAAAATTATAAACCACTAAGGGATATTGTTTTTGACTATATGAAGAATGCTATTATAACAGGTGAATTTAAACCCGGTGAAAGGCTTATGGAAGTACAGCTAGCAGAAAAGCTTGGGGTTAGCAGGACACCTGTTAGAGAAGCCATAAGGAAACTTGAACTGGATGGCCTTGTTGTAATGGTGCCGAGAAAAGGTGCGTACGTGTCGGATTTAAGTACAAAGGATCTTCTCAATGCTTTTGAGGTCAGACAGTCTTTAGAAGGACTGGCGGCATCTCTGGCGGCAGAGAGAATTACAGATGATGAGCTTAAACAGCTAAAAGAAATACTTGATAAATTCTATGAAGGAATTGTGGAAAACGACACAGACAAATTGATTAAATATGATCAGGAATTTCATGATTGCATTTTTAATGCTTCGAGAAATGAAAAACTGGTGCAGATAATGAATAATCTGCAAGAGCATGTTCACAGATTTAGGGTAAAATATATCAGTGATTATAAAAAGTCTAAGAAATTATATCAGGAACACAAAAAAATACTTGAATCATTGGAAATGCGAAACTCTGACAATGCTCAAAAGTGGGCAGAAAAACACATTCAGAATTTCCAAAATGATTTGGTAAAAGATATGAAGCATTTTAGCAATGGAGAGTGA
- a CDS encoding nucleotidyltransferase family protein has protein sequence MNALILAGSTGDEKLPEKALIKIKGRYMISYVIDALRSSGKVEKIAVIGDREKLKCIDGIDILIDQGNSIIENVVKGIEPFKNDRRVLILTCDIPMLTKEAVIDFIEQSESLDADLCYPIVKREDNERKFPDAKRTYAKIKEGTFTGGNIFYLNPQIIDACIEAAKQFIAFRKKPWKLGQLLGFKILILFAFGRVTISQLERKVSELFNINAKAVISKYPEIGNDVDKDEDVEMANKYIA, from the coding sequence ATGAATGCTTTAATACTAGCTGGAAGCACTGGTGATGAAAAGCTTCCCGAGAAAGCACTTATTAAAATAAAAGGCAGATACATGATATCATACGTTATTGATGCATTAAGAAGCTCAGGTAAGGTGGAGAAAATTGCAGTAATAGGCGATAGAGAAAAATTAAAGTGTATAGATGGAATTGATATATTAATAGATCAAGGTAACTCCATAATAGAAAATGTTGTTAAGGGAATTGAGCCTTTTAAAAATGATAGGCGTGTTTTGATATTGACATGTGATATTCCTATGCTGACGAAAGAGGCAGTTATTGATTTTATTGAACAGTCTGAATCATTGGATGCAGACTTATGCTATCCGATTGTGAAAAGAGAGGACAATGAGAGGAAGTTTCCGGATGCTAAGAGGACATACGCTAAAATAAAAGAAGGTACTTTTACAGGCGGAAATATATTTTACTTAAATCCGCAGATCATTGATGCATGTATTGAAGCAGCAAAACAATTTATAGCGTTTAGGAAAAAACCATGGAAACTGGGTCAGCTTTTGGGATTCAAGATTTTAATCTTGTTTGCTTTTGGACGGGTTACAATAAGTCAGTTGGAAAGAAAAGTTTCGGAGCTTTTTAATATTAATGCAAAAGCTGTAATATCAAAATACCCTGAAATAGGGAATGACGTAGATAAGGATGAAGACGTGGAAATGGCAAATAAATATATAGCGTAA
- a CDS encoding CLC_0170 family protein has protein sequence MMNLILFIKQVFNVYLFATFFIAGFYESVFEPKDLRKKGLEEDSKICRNIGLAYLLIDGIMYIIIKLLPI, from the coding sequence ATGATGAATTTAATTCTTTTTATTAAACAGGTCTTTAATGTATATTTATTTGCGACGTTTTTCATCGCTGGATTTTATGAGTCGGTATTTGAGCCTAAAGACTTAAGAAAAAAAGGCCTTGAAGAGGATTCGAAGATATGCAGAAACATAGGCCTAGCTTATCTTTTGATAGATGGCATAATGTATATAATTATAAAATTATTGCCGATTTGA
- a CDS encoding spore germination protein has product MLAKGVFLLGLFNKLFKNNKNNKNSNDEYKDVESPKVKENIEENIKYIKDMLKDSDDVIYRDIWVGEEFQHKLELVFVDGLVDKNIINEHVMHSLMLDTRQAKPSIEEIKKNIYEVIKKAAITGGDIKEIDDLDKCITSILSGDTALFLDGHPKVVIISSRGWQMRSVTPPETEMVVRGAREGFTETLRVNTALVRRWIRDPKFKIKQMQIGKRSKTDVALLYIDDIVNKDLLSLIKERLQQIDIDGILESGYVEQLIEEDWHSPFPQMLNTERPDKVAASVLEGRIAILIDNSPFALIIPTTLATLFQSPEDYFERWMISSLLRILRFTAAIIALAGPSIYIAFTSYHPGMIPTKLALYIAATRQGVPFPAFMEALIMEATFELLREAGIRLPVPIGQTIGIVGGLIIGQAAVMAGIVSPLMVIVVAVTAVSSFSIPSYSAAIAFRLLRFAFMLFAAVLGLYGIMLGFILMLTHLVVLKSFGLPYLSPFVEVNLSDLADTLIRAPLMMFKRRPATLDTQNKKRMKDLRPEKIESMEIDRRDNNDKKQ; this is encoded by the coding sequence ATGTTAGCAAAAGGGGTGTTTTTGTTGGGACTTTTTAATAAGCTATTTAAAAATAATAAAAACAATAAAAATAGTAACGATGAATACAAAGATGTTGAAAGTCCGAAAGTCAAAGAGAATATTGAAGAAAACATAAAATACATAAAAGATATGTTAAAAGATTCTGATGATGTAATTTACAGGGATATCTGGGTTGGAGAAGAGTTTCAGCATAAATTAGAACTTGTTTTTGTGGATGGACTCGTAGATAAAAACATTATAAATGAACATGTGATGCATTCACTTATGCTTGATACGAGACAGGCAAAACCATCTATAGAGGAAATTAAGAAGAACATATATGAAGTAATTAAAAAAGCTGCCATAACTGGTGGCGATATAAAAGAGATAGATGATTTAGACAAATGCATAACATCGATACTGTCGGGCGATACAGCTCTTTTTTTAGATGGACACCCTAAAGTTGTGATTATATCCAGCAGAGGATGGCAGATGAGATCTGTAACACCACCTGAGACAGAAATGGTAGTAAGGGGCGCGAGAGAAGGCTTTACGGAAACTTTAAGGGTTAATACTGCACTTGTTAGAAGGTGGATAAGAGATCCTAAATTTAAAATAAAGCAGATGCAAATAGGAAAAAGATCAAAGACAGATGTTGCTTTATTGTACATAGACGATATTGTCAATAAAGATTTATTGTCCTTGATTAAAGAAAGGCTACAGCAGATAGACATAGACGGCATTTTAGAAAGCGGTTATGTGGAGCAGCTTATAGAAGAAGATTGGCATTCGCCGTTTCCGCAAATGCTTAATACAGAAAGACCGGACAAGGTTGCAGCATCTGTATTAGAAGGTAGAATAGCTATACTTATAGACAATTCTCCATTTGCACTTATCATACCGACTACGCTGGCGACGCTTTTTCAATCACCTGAAGATTATTTTGAGAGATGGATGATTTCATCACTTTTGAGGATACTGAGGTTTACAGCAGCTATTATTGCCCTTGCTGGACCATCTATATACATCGCATTTACATCATATCATCCAGGCATGATACCGACAAAGTTAGCCCTTTATATAGCTGCTACGAGGCAAGGTGTCCCATTTCCGGCATTTATGGAAGCATTAATAATGGAGGCAACTTTTGAACTTTTAAGAGAAGCTGGAATTAGACTTCCTGTTCCAATAGGCCAGACAATAGGTATTGTAGGCGGTTTGATCATTGGTCAAGCAGCTGTAATGGCAGGAATCGTAAGCCCATTAATGGTTATAGTAGTGGCTGTCACAGCAGTTTCATCATTTTCGATACCAAGCTACAGTGCTGCTATTGCTTTTAGACTTTTAAGGTTTGCCTTTATGCTCTTTGCTGCCGTATTGGGATTGTACGGTATAATGCTTGGTTTTATATTGATGCTTACCCATTTGGTCGTTTTAAAAAGTTTTGGCCTTCCGTATTTATCACCGTTTGTTGAGGTGAATCTTAGCGATTTAGCGGACACATTGATTAGAGCACCACTTATGATGTTTAAGAGAAGACCGGCGACTCTAGATACACAGAACAAGAAACGCATGAAGGATTTAAGGCCTGAGAAAATAGAAAGCATGGAAATAGACCGGAGGGATAATAATGATAAAAAACAATGA
- a CDS encoding GerAB/ArcD/ProY family transporter, with protein sequence MIKNNDKISENQLSILLFTTMLGAGILSLPSDVTKAAGPNGLIVILLGGILALIFARFICRIASIFPTETFVEYSAKLMTKPVSVILSIFLVAYFLIFCSLNLRIFGEVAKSYLLNSTPIEVIMITLLFTSGYIVRYGIEPIARLSEILFPIMVIPTMIILLPAITDIDLSNFLPILRISPLKLLKGILLTAYSFVGFEILYVIFPYIQLENKLKKSINISFFSIIFFYIYVTFYTMGIFGYKETSVQLWPLLTVIKSINFPGFFIENLESLIMGIWTFAVFTSISAFQYAATLSLSKLIKAREHTYLVIPLIPIIYFMALIPDSIVEVYKYASYASNLTLFFVIILPILMFIAMKLRGKGMKNNEKN encoded by the coding sequence ATGATAAAAAACAATGACAAGATATCAGAAAATCAACTTTCAATACTGCTTTTTACAACTATGCTGGGAGCAGGTATATTAAGCTTACCTTCTGATGTTACAAAAGCTGCTGGTCCCAACGGCCTTATAGTAATACTGTTGGGAGGAATCCTAGCGTTAATATTTGCAAGATTTATTTGCCGTATAGCATCTATATTTCCGACAGAGACATTTGTAGAGTACTCTGCAAAGCTTATGACAAAGCCTGTATCTGTTATATTAAGCATCTTCCTTGTTGCATATTTTTTAATTTTTTGCAGTTTGAATCTAAGAATTTTTGGAGAGGTTGCAAAATCATATCTTTTAAATAGCACACCCATTGAAGTGATAATGATAACACTGCTTTTTACTTCGGGCTATATCGTACGTTATGGCATAGAGCCTATTGCAAGGTTGTCAGAGATTCTTTTCCCTATAATGGTTATCCCTACGATGATTATTCTTCTTCCGGCTATTACTGATATAGATTTAAGCAATTTTTTGCCAATATTGAGAATATCGCCTTTAAAGTTATTGAAAGGTATATTATTAACTGCTTATAGTTTTGTTGGATTTGAAATACTATATGTTATATTTCCATATATTCAATTGGAAAACAAATTAAAAAAAAGCATAAACATTTCTTTTTTTTCTATAATATTTTTTTATATTTACGTTACATTTTATACGATGGGCATATTTGGGTACAAAGAGACCAGCGTTCAGTTGTGGCCTTTGCTCACAGTTATTAAGTCTATTAATTTTCCAGGTTTTTTTATTGAAAATCTTGAGAGTTTGATAATGGGGATTTGGACGTTTGCGGTATTTACATCAATATCAGCTTTTCAATATGCTGCTACATTAAGCCTTTCTAAGCTTATAAAGGCCCGTGAACACACATATTTAGTTATACCGTTAATACCTATTATTTACTTTATGGCGCTTATCCCAGACTCAATAGTTGAGGTATACAAATATGCTTCATATGCATCAAATTTGACATTGTTTTTCGTAATTATTCTTCCGATTTTGATGTTTATAGCTATGAAATTGAGAGGCAAGGGGATGAAAAACAATGAAAAAAATTAA
- a CDS encoding Ger(x)C family spore germination protein produces the protein MKKIKIVILLLLILSLITGCWDKVEIEDRAFVMAIGIDTSNQAKNYIVTFQFPNVKQVTSAAGGGGGGGGQPNFSISEVGDTVFSASRHVSTRLDKRLFLGHTKAVILGKDVVSNRDKFLEVLDTLDRSYELSRKLRLLVADGKAQDILLKNYKFDPDIGVYIDDIFKQYNRTSIFPNIDYNKITKSLHDTNGNAIIPVISSGKDELKIAGSAIIKDYKLAGWLSDGENMGYMWLMGFVKGGDITFNMPTTDGKEVKVPFNITNTVMKRQVAEQDGKIIYKIKYDVEGEVTEYSFQKHGEMFDTNVLGTMENKANKVIEKMINDSLKRFQKDLKVDMVGVGDYIQKYKPGLWSKVGSEWKTRFPDVVVEPVVSTHIRRIGLFK, from the coding sequence ATGAAAAAAATTAAGATTGTTATCTTGCTTTTACTGATATTGTCATTGATAACAGGGTGCTGGGATAAGGTAGAAATAGAAGATAGAGCATTTGTAATGGCGATAGGGATTGATACATCTAATCAAGCTAAAAATTACATTGTAACTTTTCAATTTCCTAATGTAAAGCAGGTAACCAGCGCTGCCGGTGGTGGAGGTGGTGGCGGTGGACAGCCTAATTTCTCCATATCAGAGGTTGGTGATACGGTTTTTTCTGCATCCCGCCATGTAAGCACAAGGCTTGATAAAAGGCTTTTTCTCGGACATACAAAGGCAGTTATACTTGGCAAGGATGTAGTAAGCAATAGGGATAAATTTCTTGAAGTATTAGACACTCTTGATAGAAGCTACGAATTAAGCAGGAAATTGAGGCTTTTAGTTGCAGACGGAAAGGCGCAAGATATACTGCTTAAAAATTATAAATTTGATCCTGATATTGGCGTTTATATAGACGACATATTCAAACAGTACAACAGGACATCTATTTTCCCTAATATTGATTACAATAAGATAACAAAGTCTTTGCACGATACCAACGGCAATGCAATAATTCCTGTCATTTCGTCAGGAAAAGATGAGCTTAAAATAGCTGGTTCTGCCATAATCAAGGATTACAAACTGGCAGGATGGCTTTCAGATGGTGAAAACATGGGATATATGTGGCTAATGGGATTTGTAAAAGGTGGCGACATTACGTTTAACATGCCAACCACAGACGGAAAGGAAGTAAAAGTTCCTTTTAATATTACAAATACGGTCATGAAAAGACAGGTTGCTGAACAAGATGGGAAGATAATTTACAAGATAAAGTATGATGTAGAGGGTGAAGTGACAGAATACAGCTTTCAAAAGCACGGAGAGATGTTTGACACAAATGTATTAGGTACCATGGAGAATAAAGCCAACAAAGTGATAGAAAAAATGATTAACGATTCCTTAAAGAGGTTTCAGAAAGATTTAAAAGTTGATATGGTAGGTGTCGGCGATTATATACAAAAGTATAAACCAGGATTGTGGAGCAAAGTTGGCTCTGAATGGAAAACAAGATTTCCAGATGTAGTTGTAGAGCCTGTTGTATCTACCCATATAAGGAGGATTGGTTTATTTAAATAA
- the spoIIR gene encoding stage II sporulation protein R: MKKFIAIILLVFTVFLFINSKNDNTYAMKKDISNKLIRFHVIANSDSEDDQNLKLKVRDAVIKKMNSKFIGITNLKESEKIIKESIPEIQKIAQDTVYANGKNYGVKVMYGRFDFPTKYYDTITLPAGNYNALRIVIGKGEGKNWWCVMFPPLCFVDITHGLSSDETKRELSKYLSEDELSMIETNKPQVKFKIVEVLEKYFDDIRMALK; this comes from the coding sequence ATGAAAAAATTTATAGCAATTATTTTGTTAGTTTTTACAGTATTTCTTTTTATCAATAGTAAAAATGATAATACATATGCCATGAAAAAGGACATATCAAATAAGCTTATTAGGTTTCACGTCATAGCAAATAGCGATTCAGAAGATGACCAAAATTTAAAACTTAAAGTTAGAGACGCTGTAATAAAGAAGATGAATTCTAAATTTATAGGGATAACGAATTTGAAAGAATCAGAAAAAATTATCAAAGAAAGCATTCCGGAAATCCAGAAAATAGCGCAAGATACTGTATACGCCAATGGTAAAAATTACGGTGTGAAGGTGATGTACGGGCGTTTTGATTTTCCCACCAAATACTATGATACAATAACTCTTCCTGCAGGAAATTACAATGCATTGAGAATAGTAATAGGAAAAGGTGAAGGGAAAAACTGGTGGTGTGTAATGTTTCCACCTTTGTGTTTTGTAGATATTACACATGGACTTTCAAGTGATGAAACGAAGAGAGAGCTAAGCAAGTATTTGTCAGAAGACGAGCTTTCCATGATAGAGACAAATAAACCACAGGTAAAATTTAAAATTGTAGAAGTGCTTGAGAAGTATTTTGATGATATTCGCATGGCATTAAAATGA